The following are encoded together in the Leuconostoc mesenteroides subsp. mesenteroides ATCC 8293 genome:
- a CDS encoding 2-keto-4-pentenoate hydratase produces the protein MTTSTTHTVQELTTKLFQAFDTNTPLDRDEYVGVVDNFENAYKVQDAVLTQKNDPVAGYKVSLTSQETQDLFNSDSPLYGAQLANRFVQSGFNLDLTAYNEPLVEVELMFTAKKDLTPSMSEVELLQNTTVAPTLELPDARFKNWFPKLDKYLVLCDAAVGGAVVYGNQRDGADLDLATLARVSAVLSHNDQEVANGVGSEVLGNPVTSLKWLVEKLFSQGKDFPAGTHASTGTFLLPLSLTAGTWKAQFTEGFGSVSVHVK, from the coding sequence CATCAACAACACACACCGTACAAGAATTAACTACTAAACTCTTCCAAGCATTTGATACCAACACGCCACTTGACCGAGACGAATATGTCGGCGTCGTTGATAATTTCGAAAATGCCTATAAAGTCCAAGATGCCGTTCTTACTCAAAAGAATGATCCAGTTGCTGGTTACAAGGTTTCCTTAACGTCTCAGGAAACACAAGATTTATTTAACTCTGATTCACCACTATATGGTGCCCAATTAGCTAATCGATTTGTCCAATCTGGTTTCAATTTAGATTTAACAGCATACAATGAACCGCTAGTTGAGGTGGAATTAATGTTTACTGCAAAGAAGGACCTAACCCCATCAATGAGCGAAGTAGAACTACTCCAAAATACAACTGTTGCACCAACTTTAGAATTACCAGATGCCCGTTTCAAAAATTGGTTCCCAAAGCTCGACAAGTATCTCGTTTTGTGCGATGCGGCCGTAGGGGGTGCCGTCGTTTATGGTAATCAACGTGATGGCGCTGACTTAGATTTAGCTACTTTAGCTCGTGTTTCAGCTGTTCTGTCGCACAATGATCAAGAAGTTGCCAATGGCGTTGGCAGTGAAGTCCTTGGCAACCCAGTTACATCACTAAAATGGCTTGTTGAAAAACTATTTTCACAAGGCAAAGATTTTCCAGCAGGAACGCATGCTTCGACAGGAACATTTCTACTCCCCTTGTCACTTACAGCCGGCACTTGGAAAGCGCAATTTACTGAAGGCTTTGGTTCTGTTTCGGTTCATGTGAAATAA